A region of Campylobacter armoricus DNA encodes the following proteins:
- a CDS encoding peptidylprolyl isomerase has protein sequence MRKFLISCCFAANILYAQSLGGVAMIVENQPITLYDIEQTMKELKTNDKQKAIAFLVDDKIQQSEAKKLGIYISTFELNEKLAQIAKGNNTDINGLQTKIEKDGLSFEVFKNKVRKDLEREKLYRSIMQNAKINIDDETLKHFYENNLDKFSTFSNIDLVVYNSTNPELLQQLTQNPMYKNSQIKSKAISLNAANLDPRLLALLNNTKIGGFTPVLNGENTYITYFIKEKYGKNPIEFNLIKDQITNAYTINQKEQALKNHLDKIRANAHIEELR, from the coding sequence ATGAGAAAATTTTTAATATCTTGTTGTTTTGCTGCAAACATTTTATACGCACAATCTCTTGGTGGAGTAGCAATGATAGTAGAAAATCAGCCTATCACCCTTTATGATATAGAACAAACCATGAAAGAATTAAAAACTAATGATAAACAAAAAGCTATTGCTTTTTTGGTAGATGATAAGATTCAACAAAGCGAAGCCAAAAAGTTAGGAATTTATATAAGTACTTTTGAGCTCAATGAAAAGCTAGCACAAATTGCAAAAGGTAATAATACTGATATTAATGGTCTGCAAACAAAAATAGAAAAAGATGGTTTGAGTTTTGAAGTATTTAAAAATAAAGTTAGAAAAGATTTAGAAAGAGAAAAACTTTATAGAAGTATAATGCAAAATGCAAAAATCAATATCGACGATGAAACACTAAAACATTTTTATGAAAATAATCTTGATAAATTCAGCACCTTTTCTAATATAGACTTAGTTGTTTATAATTCTACAAATCCAGAACTTTTACAACAACTTACACAAAATCCTATGTATAAAAATTCTCAAATTAAATCAAAAGCCATTAGTCTAAATGCGGCAAATTTAGATCCAAGATTGTTAGCTTTGCTTAATAATACAAAAATAGGCGGATTTACTCCTGTATTAAATGGTGAAAATACCTATATAACATATTTTATAAAAGAAAAATATGGAAAAAATCCAATCGAATTTAATCTAATTAAAGATCAAATCACCAATGCTTATACAATAAATCAAAAAGAACAAGCTTTAAAAAACCATCTTGATAAAATTAGAGCAAACGCTCATATAGAAGAATTAAGATAG
- the gltX gene encoding glutamate--tRNA ligase — protein sequence MQEITTRFAPSPTGYLHIGGLRTALYNYLYARKNKGKFLLRIEDTDLKRNSQEATQAIIEAFKWCGLDYDGTIEYQSQRFDIYKKYIQKLLDEGKAYYCYMSKEELDELRAKQEAAKERPKYDGRYREFKGTPPSGIEPVVRIKAPQSGEIKFIDGIKGEVSFKAEDILDDFVIARSDGSPIYNLTVVIDDALMGVSDVIRGDDHLSNTPKQIVLYEALGFKIPKFYHVAMIHGEDGKKLSKRHGATDVMEYKNMGILPQALLNFLVRLGWSHGDDEIFSLEKMQELFNPNHINKSASCYNFKKLEWLNTHYIKTLSFEEINRQLKDLNFDLSKFEKAGFLLDMLRERAKTLHDIINGAKVLLNDPKEYDQKAIDKFINETNLTYLKKYAMVLNEQKVACEFEELTNQFLEENNLKLKDLAQAIRIALTGSSVSPSIFEVLEFLGVQKAKLRIENLLNYMKGK from the coding sequence ATGCAAGAAATTACTACGCGTTTTGCTCCTTCCCCAACTGGATATTTACATATAGGAGGACTTAGAACGGCTTTATATAATTATCTTTATGCAAGAAAAAATAAGGGTAAATTTTTACTGCGTATTGAAGATACGGATTTGAAAAGAAATTCACAAGAAGCTACGCAAGCTATTATAGAAGCATTTAAATGGTGTGGGCTTGATTATGATGGGACGATAGAGTATCAATCCCAAAGATTTGATATTTATAAAAAATATATTCAAAAATTACTTGATGAGGGTAAGGCTTATTATTGTTATATGAGTAAAGAAGAGCTTGATGAGCTAAGAGCTAAGCAAGAAGCAGCTAAAGAGCGTCCAAAATATGATGGTAGATACAGGGAATTTAAAGGAACACCACCAAGTGGTATAGAGCCTGTAGTGCGTATAAAAGCTCCTCAAAGTGGAGAGATTAAATTTATAGATGGTATTAAAGGTGAAGTTAGCTTTAAGGCTGAAGATATTTTAGATGATTTTGTAATCGCAAGAAGTGATGGTAGTCCTATTTATAATCTAACCGTTGTAATTGATGATGCACTAATGGGTGTGAGTGATGTTATAAGAGGAGATGATCATTTATCAAATACTCCAAAACAAATCGTACTTTATGAAGCACTTGGCTTTAAAATTCCTAAATTTTATCATGTGGCTATGATACATGGTGAAGATGGCAAAAAACTTTCTAAGCGTCATGGAGCTACTGATGTGATGGAATATAAAAATATGGGGATTTTACCTCAAGCTTTGTTAAATTTTTTAGTAAGACTTGGATGGAGTCATGGAGATGATGAGATTTTTTCTTTAGAGAAAATGCAAGAACTTTTTAATCCAAATCATATTAATAAAAGTGCATCTTGTTATAATTTTAAAAAGTTAGAATGGCTTAATACTCATTATATTAAAACTTTATCTTTTGAGGAAATTAATAGACAATTAAAAGATTTAAATTTTGATTTGAGTAAATTTGAAAAAGCAGGTTTTTTACTTGATATGTTAAGAGAGAGAGCTAAAACCTTGCATGACATAATCAATGGAGCAAAAGTGTTACTAAATGACCCAAAAGAATATGATCAAAAGGCTATAGATAAATTTATTAATGAAACAAATTTAACTTATTTGAAAAAATACGCTATGGTTTTGAATGAGCAAAAAGTTGCTTGTGAATTTGAAGAATTAACCAACCAATTCTTAGAAGAAAATAATCTTAAATTAAAAGATCTAGCTCAAGCTATACGCATTGCACTCACTGGAAGTTCTGTAAGTCCTAGTATATTTGAAGTGTTAGAATTTTTAGGAGTGCAAAAGGCTAAACTTAGGATAGAAAATTTACTAAATTACATGAAGGGGAAATAA
- a CDS encoding MqnA/MqnD/SBP family protein: protein MIFGKIDYLNLLPLHIYLKKSAFPNYVKQTTEYKKGVPSKLNRHLYFRRIDAAIISSIESRRKKYKTLNVGICANKKVKSVLVKKHSQSKEDASSATSNALAKVLKQKGEVVIGDKALKLYLQNPKDYIDLCELWYEKTNLPFVFARFSCVKNFSIYKKMMKNFIKSKIFIPQYILLNYSKSRNLSQKEISAYLKLIYYKIGVKEQMALKKFLAKTNSKIL from the coding sequence ATGATTTTTGGAAAGATAGATTATCTTAACTTGCTTCCTTTGCATATCTATCTTAAAAAATCAGCTTTTCCTAACTATGTTAAGCAAACTACAGAATACAAAAAAGGGGTTCCTAGCAAACTAAATCGCCATTTGTATTTTAGACGCATTGATGCGGCGATTATTTCAAGTATTGAAAGTCGTAGAAAAAAATACAAAACCTTAAATGTAGGAATTTGTGCAAACAAAAAGGTAAAAAGCGTTTTGGTGAAAAAACATTCTCAAAGCAAAGAAGATGCAAGTTCTGCAACTTCTAATGCTCTTGCAAAAGTTTTAAAGCAAAAAGGGGAGGTTGTCATCGGTGATAAGGCTTTAAAACTTTATTTGCAAAATCCAAAAGATTATATTGATTTGTGTGAATTATGGTATGAAAAAACAAATTTACCTTTTGTTTTTGCTCGCTTTTCTTGTGTTAAAAATTTTTCTATTTATAAAAAAATGATGAAAAATTTCATAAAAAGTAAAATTTTCATTCCACAATATATTTTGCTAAATTATTCTAAATCAAGAAATCTTTCTCAAAAAGAAATTAGTGCTTACTTGAAGCTAATTTATTACAAAATAGGAGTAAAGGAGCAAATGGCACTAAAAAAATTTTTAGCTAAAACAAACAGCAAGATATTATAA
- the accB gene encoding acetyl-CoA carboxylase biotin carboxyl carrier protein, which yields MIKEEIKELMQLFAEANISKIKIKEQDGFEIELEKDLCCELPAPAPVTPAPQPINVNVVNETKASSNSSNKPTINSPMVGTFYQAPSPGAAPFAKAGQTIKKGSTIAIIEAMKIMNEIEAEYDCRIVEVLVADGQPVEFGMPLFVVEKL from the coding sequence ATGATAAAAGAAGAAATCAAAGAATTAATGCAACTTTTTGCAGAAGCGAATATAAGCAAGATTAAAATAAAAGAACAAGATGGATTTGAAATAGAGCTTGAAAAAGATTTGTGTTGTGAATTACCAGCTCCAGCCCCTGTTACTCCAGCTCCACAACCAATCAATGTAAATGTAGTCAATGAAACCAAAGCAAGCTCAAACTCTTCTAATAAACCAACTATAAATAGTCCTATGGTAGGGACTTTTTATCAAGCTCCAAGTCCGGGTGCAGCACCTTTTGCTAAAGCAGGACAAACTATTAAAAAAGGAAGTACTATAGCGATTATTGAGGCAATGAAAATTATGAATGAAATTGAAGCTGAATATGATTGTAGGATAGTAGAAGTATTAGTAGCAGATGGTCAGCCTGTAGAATTTGGTATGCCTTTATTTGTGGTGGAGAAATTATAA
- the pseB gene encoding UDP-N-acetylglucosamine 4,6-dehydratase (inverting) — protein MFNGKNILITGGTGSFGKTYTKTLLQKYKPKKIIIYSRDELKQFEMAREFNDICMRYFIGDVRDKERLNVAMKDVDFVIHAAAMKHVPIAEYNPMECIKTNINGAQNVIDACLENNVEKCIALSTDKACNPINLYGATKLASDKLFVAANNIAGSSHTKFSVARYGNVVGSRGSVVPFFKKLIEHGAKELPITDERMTRFWISLEDGVNFVLNNFEIMHGGEVFVPKIPSMKIVDLAKTMAPNLKHKIIGIRAGEKLHEIMISSDDSHLTYEFKNYYAISPSIQFNTIDVDFSINAKKEKGKKVQDGFSYSSDNNTKWVSKEELLDIINHTELEK, from the coding sequence ATGTTTAATGGAAAAAACATTTTAATCACTGGTGGCACAGGAAGTTTTGGAAAAACTTATACTAAAACATTACTTCAAAAATACAAACCTAAAAAAATCATCATCTATTCACGCGATGAACTCAAGCAATTTGAAATGGCAAGAGAATTTAACGATATTTGTATGCGTTATTTTATAGGCGATGTAAGAGATAAAGAAAGATTAAATGTAGCTATGAAAGATGTGGATTTTGTAATCCATGCTGCTGCTATGAAGCATGTGCCAATTGCAGAATATAATCCCATGGAATGCATAAAAACCAATATAAATGGTGCTCAAAATGTAATTGATGCATGTTTAGAAAATAATGTCGAAAAATGTATAGCTCTTTCAACTGATAAAGCTTGTAATCCTATTAATTTATATGGAGCTACAAAATTAGCAAGTGATAAACTTTTTGTAGCAGCAAATAATATAGCAGGATCATCTCATACTAAATTTAGTGTAGCAAGATATGGAAATGTAGTAGGCTCAAGAGGTTCAGTGGTGCCATTTTTTAAAAAGCTAATAGAACATGGGGCAAAAGAGCTTCCTATAACAGATGAAAGAATGACTAGATTTTGGATATCTTTAGAAGATGGGGTAAATTTTGTATTAAATAATTTTGAAATTATGCACGGAGGGGAAGTTTTTGTACCTAAAATTCCATCTATGAAAATTGTTGATTTAGCTAAAACTATGGCTCCAAATTTAAAACATAAAATCATAGGCATAAGAGCGGGTGAAAAACTCCATGAAATAATGATTTCAAGTGATGATAGTCATTTAACTTATGAATTTAAAAATTATTATGCAATTAGTCCAAGTATTCAATTTAACACCATAGATGTTGATTTTAGTATAAATGCTAAAAAAGAAAAAGGCAAAAAAGTCCAAGATGGTTTTTCATACAGCTCTGATAATAACACAAAATGGGTTAGTAAAGAAGAACTTTTAGATATAATCAATCACACAGAGCTTGAAAAATGA
- the selB gene encoding selenocysteine-specific translation elongation factor: MHSIIIGTAGHIDHGKTSLIKALNGFEGDDLKEEKEKGITINLSFSNLKSENLNIAFIDVPGHESLIKTMISGAFGFRVCMFVIDINEGLKAQSIEHLRVLEFLGVKDIVLILSKVDLCKDLAQKQIELLKELKAFKINILKVFPTSIYNEQSILNLKNYLLSLKPKENDENLIFRYYIDRVFSLKGIGTVVTGSLNEGKISKNEKIFCLENQKDIIVKNIQIHEENVLEAKAYNRVALSLNCDYRELKKGYVLSKKGIFKSFKSIDGVIFTTEIKHGSVLEFCSGSKKLNAKISVIKEFEDKTYISLEFDKNLPLCFDDKFILLENGRIKSGGVVLNAVSEPLKKDAKAKYLTLLEQKDFKKVFELLKQTHKLGFGLLSSYQRFKLTHEQALNLAKSLDCVFVDEQALNVYDLNAMQTLKEFINFIFSKNPYALISPHSIALRLTWASESFCAYTLKQMQEKLDFKDGIWFLKGQDFEKLQEKAHCELYEILKKEGIKPTAPYNLYEYLELDRKNGDLILKKLTKENKVKRLAHNLFIEKNALENLMQEFLKLLQNHHLDVSFVKNHFQISRKYAIAYLEYLDKNYPQVIKIDEKRMLKI; this comes from the coding sequence ATGCATAGTATCATCATAGGCACAGCTGGGCATATTGACCATGGTAAAACTTCACTTATTAAAGCTTTAAATGGTTTTGAGGGTGATGATTTAAAAGAAGAGAAAGAAAAAGGTATTACGATTAATCTTAGCTTTTCAAATTTAAAAAGTGAAAATTTAAATATTGCTTTTATCGATGTGCCTGGGCATGAAAGTTTGATTAAAACTATGATAAGCGGTGCTTTTGGTTTTAGAGTGTGTATGTTTGTCATAGATATAAATGAGGGTTTAAAGGCTCAAAGTATAGAGCATTTAAGGGTTTTGGAATTTTTAGGCGTGAAAGATATAGTGCTTATTTTAAGTAAGGTTGATTTATGCAAGGATTTAGCGCAAAAACAAATAGAGCTTTTAAAAGAATTAAAAGCCTTTAAAATCAATATCTTAAAAGTTTTTCCAACTAGCATTTATAATGAGCAAAGTATATTAAATTTAAAAAATTATCTACTTAGTTTAAAACCTAAAGAAAATGATGAAAATTTGATTTTTAGATACTATATAGATAGGGTTTTTTCTCTAAAAGGTATAGGCACGGTAGTAACTGGAAGTTTAAATGAAGGAAAAATCAGCAAAAATGAAAAAATATTTTGCCTTGAAAATCAAAAAGATATCATTGTAAAAAACATACAAATTCATGAAGAAAATGTTTTAGAAGCAAAAGCTTATAATAGAGTTGCTTTGAGCTTAAATTGTGATTATCGTGAGTTAAAAAAAGGCTATGTGTTAAGCAAAAAAGGTATTTTTAAAAGTTTTAAAAGTATTGATGGAGTTATTTTTACCACAGAAATTAAACATGGAAGTGTTTTAGAATTTTGTAGCGGATCAAAAAAACTTAATGCAAAAATTAGTGTAATCAAAGAATTTGAAGATAAAACTTATATTAGCTTAGAATTTGATAAAAACTTACCTTTGTGTTTTGATGATAAATTTATTTTGCTTGAAAATGGGCGTATTAAAAGTGGTGGCGTGGTGTTAAATGCAGTGAGCGAGCCTTTAAAAAAAGATGCAAAAGCAAAGTATTTAACACTTTTAGAACAAAAAGATTTTAAAAAAGTGTTTGAGCTTTTAAAACAAACTCATAAACTTGGTTTTGGCTTGCTTTCAAGTTATCAGCGTTTCAAACTCACTCATGAACAAGCTTTAAATTTAGCAAAAAGCTTAGATTGTGTTTTTGTCGATGAACAAGCTTTAAATGTGTATGATTTAAATGCCATGCAAACTTTGAAAGAATTTATTAATTTTATTTTTTCTAAAAATCCTTATGCTTTAATCTCGCCTCATTCTATCGCCCTAAGGCTTACTTGGGCAAGTGAGAGCTTTTGTGCTTATACGCTCAAGCAAATGCAAGAAAAACTGGACTTTAAAGATGGCATATGGTTTTTAAAAGGACAAGACTTTGAAAAATTACAAGAAAAGGCTCATTGTGAGCTTTACGAAATTTTAAAAAAAGAAGGTATAAAACCTACCGCACCTTATAATCTTTATGAGTATTTAGAGCTTGATAGGAAAAATGGAGATCTCATCTTAAAAAAACTTACTAAAGAAAATAAAGTCAAAAGACTAGCTCACAATCTTTTTATAGAAAAAAATGCTCTTGAAAATCTTATGCAAGAATTTTTAAAACTATTACAAAATCATCATTTAGATGTAAGTTTTGTAAAAAATCATTTTCAAATTTCAAGAAAATATGCCATAGCCTATTTAGAATATCTTGATAAAAATTACCCTCAAGTAATAAAAATAGATGAAAAAAGAATGTTAAAAATCTAA
- a CDS encoding malic enzyme-like NAD(P)-binding protein, protein MNLKDEALEYHLGGKVDIIARKPMSSAHDLSLAYSPGVAEPCLEIAKDETLAYKYTNKANLVAIVSDGSAVLGLGNIGASASKPVMEGKACLFKKFANVNAYDLEINVHSIDEIVTFCKAIAPTFGGINLEDISAPKCFEIEAALQDLGIPVMHDDQHGTAIISTAGLMNAMEISGKRFEDIKVVVSGAGAAGIASARMYRNLGVKNIILVDSKGVINTQRDDLNKYKLEFVSDTKDSTLREALKGADVFLGLSAPKILDDEMVLSMAKDPVIFALANPVPEVMPEDVKRVRSDAIVGTGRSDYPNQINNVLGFPFIFRGALDVKATKITENMKIAAAKALADLAKLEVTDEVKQAYGVEELSFGRDYVIPKPFDSRVKAVVSAAVAKAAVEDGVALAKEFDYQKYLTSLQ, encoded by the coding sequence ATGAATTTAAAAGATGAAGCTTTGGAATATCACTTAGGTGGTAAAGTTGATATTATAGCTAGAAAACCTATGAGCAGTGCTCATGATTTATCTTTGGCTTATTCACCAGGTGTAGCAGAGCCATGTTTAGAAATTGCTAAAGATGAAACTTTAGCATATAAATACACTAATAAAGCAAATTTAGTTGCTATAGTTAGTGATGGGAGTGCGGTTTTAGGACTTGGAAATATAGGAGCAAGTGCGAGTAAGCCTGTTATGGAGGGAAAGGCTTGTTTATTTAAAAAATTTGCTAATGTTAATGCCTATGATTTGGAAATAAATGTGCATAGTATAGATGAGATTGTTACTTTTTGTAAGGCTATAGCACCTACTTTTGGTGGAATAAATTTAGAAGATATATCAGCACCAAAGTGTTTTGAAATAGAAGCTGCTTTGCAAGATCTTGGAATTCCTGTAATGCATGATGATCAACATGGCACAGCAATTATTTCTACAGCAGGACTTATGAATGCTATGGAAATTAGTGGTAAAAGATTTGAAGATATTAAAGTGGTAGTAAGTGGTGCGGGTGCAGCAGGTATTGCAAGTGCTAGAATGTATAGAAATCTAGGTGTAAAAAATATCATTTTAGTAGATAGTAAAGGTGTGATTAATACCCAAAGAGATGATTTAAACAAATATAAATTGGAATTTGTAAGTGATACTAAAGATAGCACTTTAAGAGAAGCCTTAAAAGGAGCTGATGTATTTTTAGGATTAAGTGCACCTAAAATTTTAGACGATGAGATGGTTTTATCTATGGCTAAAGATCCTGTCATTTTTGCTTTAGCTAATCCAGTACCCGAAGTAATGCCTGAAGATGTAAAAAGAGTAAGAAGTGATGCTATAGTTGGAACTGGGAGAAGCGATTATCCAAATCAAATTAACAATGTTTTAGGTTTTCCATTTATTTTTAGAGGTGCTTTAGATGTTAAAGCAACTAAAATCACCGAAAATATGAAAATAGCTGCAGCTAAAGCTTTGGCAGATTTAGCCAAACTTGAAGTTACTGATGAGGTAAAACAAGCTTATGGAGTAGAAGAGCTTAGTTTTGGCAGAGATTATGTAATACCAAAGCCATTTGATAGTAGGGTAAAAGCTGTTGTAAGTGCTGCTGTGGCAAAAGCTGCAGTTGAAGATGGTGTGGCTTTAGCAAAAGAATTTGATTATCAAAAATATCTAACAAGTTTGCAATAA
- a CDS encoding thioredoxin fold domain-containing protein, with product MKKSLALLTLAGSLFAASNEEIINFFKKNPNLSNANISVSSREKIPDTNFEAVIVNFEISGKNFQEIVFTQANIITTEVIDVKKGEFYSQVYQAKLMEKQQAEFAKKALVELKKEKMFISLGDKNKPLLYVFSDPECPYCRMHLDKIEETLKTHQVKFILTPIHDTSAFEKSALIYQESKNAKSDEQKITIMKKYYDENLKDYKKPSEAEVKAVRETFAKYSKLGLRAVPTIIDAQK from the coding sequence ATGAAAAAATCTTTAGCTCTTTTGACCCTTGCTGGCTCTTTATTTGCAGCAAGCAATGAAGAAATTATTAATTTTTTTAAAAAAAATCCAAATTTATCTAATGCAAACATTAGTGTTTCTAGTAGAGAAAAAATTCCTGATACTAACTTTGAAGCCGTGATAGTTAATTTTGAAATTAGTGGTAAAAATTTCCAAGAAATCGTTTTTACTCAAGCAAATATCATTACAACTGAAGTAATTGATGTAAAAAAAGGTGAGTTTTATTCTCAAGTTTATCAAGCAAAACTTATGGAAAAACAACAAGCTGAATTTGCTAAAAAAGCCTTAGTTGAACTTAAAAAAGAAAAAATGTTTATTTCTTTAGGTGATAAAAATAAACCTTTACTTTATGTTTTTAGCGATCCTGAATGTCCATATTGTAGAATGCATTTAGATAAAATAGAAGAAACACTAAAAACTCATCAAGTTAAATTTATCTTAACTCCTATCCATGACACTAGTGCTTTTGAAAAATCTGCATTAATTTATCAAGAAAGTAAAAATGCTAAAAGTGATGAACAAAAAATCACCATTATGAAAAAATATTATGATGAAAATCTTAAAGATTATAAAAAACCTAGTGAAGCTGAAGTTAAAGCAGTAAGAGAAACTTTTGCAAAATACTCTAAACTTGGTCTTCGTGCTGTTCCAACTATAATCGATGCTCAAAAATAA
- the dcd gene encoding dCTP deaminase — MGLKADNWIKKMALEHNMIEPFCEANIGKGIVSYGLSSYGYDIRVGREFKIFTNVNSTVVDPKNFVEENVVDFVGDVCIVPANSFALARTVEYFKMPNDVLAICLGKSTYARCGIIVNVTPFEPGFEGHITIEISNTTPLPAKIYANEGIAQVLFLQGDETCDVTYADKKGKYQAQTGITLPRILK, encoded by the coding sequence ATGGGCTTAAAAGCAGATAATTGGATCAAAAAAATGGCACTAGAGCATAATATGATAGAACCATTTTGTGAAGCAAATATAGGTAAAGGTATAGTTAGTTATGGGCTTTCAAGCTATGGTTATGATATAAGAGTTGGGAGAGAGTTTAAAATTTTTACTAATGTAAATTCCACTGTAGTAGATCCTAAAAATTTCGTAGAAGAAAATGTAGTGGATTTTGTAGGTGATGTGTGTATAGTTCCAGCAAATTCTTTTGCACTTGCAAGAACAGTTGAGTATTTTAAAATGCCAAATGATGTTTTAGCTATTTGTCTTGGAAAAAGCACTTATGCAAGATGTGGAATTATAGTTAATGTAACCCCTTTTGAACCAGGCTTTGAAGGACATATCACTATAGAAATTTCAAATACCACTCCACTTCCTGCAAAAATTTATGCCAATGAAGGTATAGCACAGGTCTTATTTTTGCAAGGAGATGAGACTTGTGATGTAACATATGCAGACAAAAAAGGTAAATATCAAGCCCAAACAGGTATAACTTTGCCAAGAATTTTAAAATAG
- a CDS encoding acetyl-CoA carboxylase biotin carboxylase subunit produces the protein MEIKRVLIANRGEIALRALRTIKEMGKKAICVYSTADKDALYLKYADASICIGNARSSESYLNIPAIISAAEISEADAIFPGYGFLSENQNFVEICAKHNIKFIGPSVAAMALMSDKSKAKQVMQRAGVPVIPGSDGALNGVEAAKKLAKEIGYPVILKAAAGGGGRGMRVVEDEKDLEKAYWSAESEAMSAFGDGTMYMEKYIQNPRHIEVQIVGDSFGNVIHLGERDCSMQRRHQKLIEESPAILLDEKTRARLHETAVKAAKAIDYEGAGTFEFLVDKNLDFYFIEMNTRLQVEHCVSEMVSGVDIIELMIKVAEGYPLPKQEEIKLKGHSIECRITAEDSKTFLPCPGKITKYVAPAGRNVRMESHCYQDYSVPPYYDSMIGKLVVWGEDRNTAIAKMKIALQELIIGGIKTTKDFHLAMMDNADFINNNYDTNYLSRH, from the coding sequence ATGGAAATTAAAAGAGTTTTAATTGCAAATCGTGGCGAAATTGCACTAAGAGCTTTAAGAACTATTAAAGAAATGGGAAAAAAGGCAATTTGTGTGTATTCTACCGCAGATAAAGATGCTTTATATTTAAAATATGCTGACGCAAGTATTTGTATAGGAAATGCAAGAAGTTCAGAAAGCTATTTAAATATTCCAGCGATTATAAGTGCAGCTGAAATAAGCGAAGCTGATGCGATTTTCCCAGGATATGGATTTTTAAGTGAAAATCAAAATTTTGTAGAAATTTGTGCTAAACACAATATCAAATTTATAGGTCCTTCAGTAGCTGCTATGGCACTAATGAGTGATAAAAGTAAAGCAAAACAAGTAATGCAAAGAGCGGGTGTGCCTGTGATTCCAGGAAGTGATGGGGCTTTAAATGGAGTTGAAGCAGCAAAAAAACTTGCTAAAGAAATAGGCTATCCGGTGATTTTAAAAGCAGCAGCGGGTGGTGGTGGCCGTGGTATGCGAGTGGTTGAAGATGAAAAAGATTTAGAAAAAGCTTATTGGTCGGCTGAAAGTGAAGCTATGAGTGCTTTTGGTGATGGAACTATGTATATGGAAAAATATATCCAAAATCCACGCCATATAGAAGTGCAAATTGTAGGAGATAGTTTTGGCAATGTGATTCATTTAGGTGAGAGAGATTGCTCTATGCAAAGACGCCATCAAAAGCTTATAGAAGAATCTCCTGCAATTTTACTAGATGAAAAAACAAGAGCAAGGCTTCATGAAACAGCAGTAAAAGCTGCTAAGGCTATTGATTATGAGGGTGCAGGGACTTTTGAGTTTTTGGTAGATAAAAATTTAGATTTTTATTTTATTGAGATGAATACGCGCTTACAAGTTGAGCATTGCGTGAGTGAAATGGTTAGTGGGGTAGATATTATCGAGCTTATGATTAAAGTAGCTGAAGGTTATCCTTTACCAAAACAAGAAGAAATTAAACTTAAAGGTCATTCTATAGAATGTAGAATTACAGCTGAAGATTCTAAAACTTTCTTGCCTTGTCCAGGTAAAATTACAAAATATGTAGCACCAGCAGGACGCAATGTAAGAATGGAAAGCCATTGTTATCAAGATTATAGTGTACCTCCTTATTATGATTCTATGATAGGAAAATTAGTTGTTTGGGGAGAGGATAGAAACACGGCTATAGCAAAAATGAAAATTGCCTTACAAGAGCTTATTATAGGTGGAATTAAAACAACAAAAGATTTTCATTTAGCTATGATGGATAATGCAGATTTTATCAACAATAATTATGATACAAATTATCTTTCAAGACATTAA